One region of Mesobacillus boroniphilus genomic DNA includes:
- a CDS encoding RecQ family ATP-dependent DNA helicase: MELKRYLKKYFKFEDFRPGQQETIESVLGRKHTISMLPTGTGKSLCYQLPGYLLDGPVLIVSPLLSLMQDQVEQMMAMGEKRVIALNSFLSPQQKAKALEELEWFRFIFISPEMLGIESVLNRIRKLSVSLFVVDEAHCISQWGYDFRPDYLKLGEFREKLGRPLTLALTATASHEVRRDIAEKLHLGDWNEVVYSVDRPVISLALEFASTFQDKLDRTVELVKYLKGPGIIYFSSKKVAEQTASHMRERGIKNAMAYHGGLDSESRVLIQQQFINSQLDVVCATSAFGMGINKENVRYVIHFHMPMQIESYLQEIGRAARDGRDSIAILIYTPGDEQLAYQLAEGELPDQYQIERLFAFLNDNHIHYQNLAERAEELSMICGFTEIQWRIVEDYLSNVETLDYKKDKQRLIQLIENRLMVKNAKIKKMLEWVHTKECKRAVILELFGEELQERPRNCCSNCGIDVDHYKEAEPSSKQSEAAMDWKQELASILLMRERI, translated from the coding sequence ATGGAGTTAAAAAGATATTTAAAAAAGTATTTTAAATTCGAGGATTTCCGTCCAGGGCAGCAAGAAACGATCGAATCTGTTTTAGGAAGAAAGCATACGATCTCAATGCTGCCAACTGGAACGGGAAAGTCCCTGTGCTACCAACTTCCAGGCTATCTGTTGGACGGGCCAGTCTTGATTGTTTCACCACTGTTGTCATTAATGCAGGATCAGGTTGAGCAAATGATGGCAATGGGTGAAAAGAGAGTGATTGCTTTGAATTCCTTTTTGTCACCACAGCAAAAAGCAAAAGCCCTGGAAGAACTCGAATGGTTTCGGTTTATCTTCATATCTCCAGAAATGCTGGGGATTGAGTCTGTATTGAACCGGATTAGAAAATTGTCTGTTTCCCTGTTCGTTGTGGATGAAGCCCACTGTATATCTCAATGGGGATATGATTTTAGGCCGGACTACCTCAAGCTAGGAGAATTCAGGGAGAAGCTTGGACGACCTTTGACGCTCGCACTAACAGCCACGGCTTCGCATGAGGTCAGAAGGGATATCGCAGAAAAGCTCCATTTAGGAGATTGGAATGAGGTTGTCTATTCTGTGGACCGCCCGGTTATTTCACTTGCTTTAGAGTTTGCATCTACCTTTCAGGATAAGCTGGACCGGACAGTCGAGCTGGTGAAATATTTGAAAGGCCCCGGGATTATTTATTTTTCTAGCAAAAAAGTCGCTGAGCAAACTGCGTCTCATATGAGAGAAAGAGGAATCAAGAATGCCATGGCTTATCATGGGGGATTGGATTCGGAAAGCCGGGTCCTTATCCAGCAGCAATTCATCAATAGCCAGCTTGACGTCGTCTGTGCTACCAGCGCCTTCGGAATGGGGATTAATAAAGAAAATGTCCGATATGTGATTCATTTCCACATGCCGATGCAAATTGAATCCTACCTTCAGGAAATAGGGAGGGCAGCAAGGGATGGCCGCGATTCGATTGCCATCCTGATCTATACTCCGGGAGACGAACAGCTGGCGTACCAGCTTGCTGAAGGTGAGCTACCTGATCAATATCAGATTGAAAGGCTTTTTGCGTTTTTAAACGATAACCATATTCATTATCAAAACCTTGCCGAGCGTGCCGAAGAGCTATCAATGATATGCGGCTTCACCGAGATACAATGGCGGATTGTCGAAGATTACCTGTCTAATGTTGAAACTTTGGATTATAAAAAAGATAAACAGAGACTCATCCAATTGATTGAAAACCGCTTGATGGTAAAAAATGCGAAGATTAAGAAGATGCTTGAATGGGTTCATACAAAGGAATGCAAAAGGGCTGTTATTTTGGAATTGTTTGGAGAAGAATTGCAGGAACGGCCCCGGAATTGCTGCAGCAACTGTGGTATAGATGTGGATCATTATAAAGAAGCCGAACCATCCAGTAAACAATCGGAAGCAGCGATGGACTGGAAGCAGGAATTGGCTTCAATTCTATTGATGAGAGAGCGGATATAA
- a CDS encoding ECF transporter S component: MKKISVKAMVSIGMLSSISYVLMLLNFPLPPFPKFLMVDFSDIPALIAALIFGPAAGILVEFLKNTLDYFMTGSDTGVPVGHAANFAAGVLFILPTYYIYQRMKTNKGMTFALVAGTASMAILMSVLNYYVFLPAYTLFLNMPAMSGADARAMIVAGILPFNFVKGILMSVIFMLIFTRMKTWIERQQTFKSA; the protein is encoded by the coding sequence ATGAAAAAAATTAGTGTAAAAGCAATGGTTTCAATTGGTATGCTGAGCAGTATCTCTTATGTATTGATGCTGCTGAATTTTCCGCTGCCACCGTTTCCAAAATTCTTAATGGTCGACTTCAGCGATATTCCTGCATTGATTGCTGCGTTGATTTTTGGTCCGGCAGCAGGTATTTTAGTAGAATTCTTGAAGAATACACTTGATTATTTCATGACAGGCAGTGATACTGGTGTTCCAGTAGGCCATGCTGCCAATTTTGCTGCAGGGGTTTTATTCATACTGCCAACGTACTATATTTATCAGCGGATGAAAACCAATAAGGGGATGACATTTGCTTTAGTGGCTGGGACAGCTAGTATGGCAATCCTGATGAGTGTCCTTAACTACTACGTATTCCTACCTGCATACACATTGTTCTTGAACATGCCAGCAATGTCTGGAGCGGATGCGCGAGCCATGATTGTTGCCGGAATTTTACCATTTAATTTTGTAAAAGGCATATTGATGTCTGTTATATTCATGCTGATCTTCACAAGGATGAAAACTTGGATTGAAAGACAGCAAACATTCAAAAGTGCATAA
- a CDS encoding spore coat protein CotJB: MKQLPKEFYAAMEELQAVDFVLVDLTLYLDTHPEDYDAINQFNQFAKERRRLKKVVESMYGPLQQYGNSYSGYPWNWDDSPWPWQI, from the coding sequence ATGAAACAATTGCCAAAGGAATTTTATGCAGCCATGGAAGAACTCCAAGCAGTAGATTTTGTTCTCGTGGACCTTACTCTTTACTTAGACACCCATCCAGAGGATTACGATGCCATTAACCAGTTTAATCAGTTCGCCAAAGAAAGGCGCCGGCTAAAGAAAGTCGTTGAAAGCATGTATGGACCTCTCCAGCAATATGGCAACAGTTATTCAGGTTATCCCTGGAACTGGGATGACAGTCCTTGGCCTTGGCAGATTTAA
- a CDS encoding CPBP family intramembrane glutamic endopeptidase, which translates to MKDRYKETVAGLTEKELLFHLVATQILLLTISTILGMILFDSLNEFKELFIWGDWNILSVGLLAGAAVVALDFILMKYLPKSYYDDGGLNERIFKNRSVIQIMLIAAMVAISEEILFRGVIQTNTGLIISSIIFAVVHYRYLFNWFLFTNIILLSFLIGYIYMVTNNLVVTIVMHFFIDFILGLIIKLRTQATIGGTDSE; encoded by the coding sequence ATGAAAGATCGATATAAGGAAACAGTGGCAGGACTTACTGAAAAAGAACTGCTTTTCCACTTGGTTGCTACGCAAATTTTACTATTAACGATTTCGACTATATTAGGTATGATATTGTTTGATAGCCTGAATGAATTCAAAGAATTATTTATTTGGGGCGATTGGAATATTTTGTCGGTAGGACTCCTTGCTGGGGCAGCTGTCGTGGCTTTGGACTTCATACTTATGAAATATCTGCCGAAGTCCTATTATGACGATGGCGGATTGAATGAAAGGATCTTTAAAAATAGAAGTGTAATCCAAATCATGCTGATTGCGGCTATGGTTGCAATCAGCGAGGAAATCCTTTTTAGGGGAGTCATTCAGACAAACACAGGATTAATCATATCGAGCATCATTTTCGCAGTCGTTCATTATCGATATCTGTTCAATTGGTTTTTGTTTACTAATATTATTTTATTGAGTTTCTTAATTGGCTATATTTATATGGTGACAAATAATCTTGTTGTTACAATTGTGATGCACTTTTTCATTGATTTTATCTTAGGTTTGATCATTAAATTGAGGACTCAAGCAACAATTGGGGGTACAGACAGTGAATAA
- a CDS encoding manganese catalase family protein: protein MWLYEKKLQYPVKVSTCNPTLAKFLVEQYGGADGELAAALRYLNQRYTIPDKVIGLLTDIGTEEFAHLEMIAAMIYKLTKDATPEQMKQAGLDAHYANHDSALFYHNAAGVPWTASYIAAKGDPIADLYEDIAAEEKARATYQWIINMSDDPDLNDSLRFLREREIIHSQRFREAVEIIKDDQGKKKIF from the coding sequence ATGTGGCTTTATGAAAAAAAATTGCAATATCCCGTAAAAGTTAGCACCTGTAACCCCACGCTCGCTAAATTCCTGGTGGAGCAATATGGCGGAGCTGATGGAGAGCTAGCTGCAGCACTGCGATACTTAAACCAGCGCTATACGATTCCAGATAAGGTAATCGGGTTATTGACTGACATCGGTACGGAAGAATTCGCCCATTTAGAAATGATTGCCGCTATGATTTACAAATTGACTAAGGATGCCACACCTGAACAAATGAAGCAGGCAGGACTTGACGCGCACTATGCGAATCATGATAGTGCCCTTTTCTATCATAATGCCGCTGGTGTACCATGGACTGCATCCTACATCGCTGCTAAAGGTGACCCGATAGCAGATTTATATGAAGATATCGCAGCCGAAGAAAAGGCTAGGGCGACATATCAGTGGATTATCAATATGAGTGATGACCCTGATTTGAATGATAGCTTAAGATTTTTACGGGAACGGGAAATTATCCATTCACAGCGCTTCCGCGAGGCAGTGGAAATCATCAAGGATGATCAAGGTAAAAAGAAGATTTTCTAA
- a CDS encoding CBS domain-containing protein, with amino-acid sequence MFVKSIMIPKYKCVTAQQEETLQSVLEKLDSNEIDGVPVLDGDKYAGVVTRYGIFQEYFNTGGQKDEFLQNKLAKDVLCLQDQILHGIEIFENTLVKLKDIPLMAVIDENGKFQGIVTRSDALDQFQSAFGVHREGVRIAFTSVETEGRIARLADIAHQFHEHIISLVTFDETDKLVRRIVMKIEKKDNIDKFIKKLEQSGFRILDIHDV; translated from the coding sequence ATGTTTGTTAAAAGTATCATGATACCGAAGTACAAGTGTGTAACAGCGCAGCAAGAAGAAACATTGCAAAGTGTATTGGAAAAGTTGGATTCAAATGAAATTGATGGTGTTCCTGTATTGGATGGTGACAAGTATGCTGGTGTAGTCACAAGATATGGAATTTTTCAGGAGTACTTTAATACAGGTGGCCAAAAAGATGAATTCCTCCAAAATAAATTAGCGAAGGATGTTTTGTGCTTACAGGATCAAATCCTGCATGGCATTGAGATTTTTGAGAATACTTTAGTGAAACTGAAAGATATACCTTTAATGGCTGTAATTGATGAGAATGGCAAGTTCCAGGGAATCGTTACCCGATCTGATGCTCTCGATCAGTTCCAGAGCGCATTCGGTGTCCATAGGGAGGGTGTAAGGATTGCGTTTACTTCGGTGGAAACCGAGGGCAGAATCGCAAGGCTGGCTGATATTGCTCACCAGTTCCATGAGCATATCATCTCATTGGTTACGTTTGACGAGACAGACAAACTAGTTCGCAGGATTGTCATGAAAATTGAAAAGAAAGACAATATCGATAAGTTTATTAAGAAGCTGGAGCAATCAGGATTCCGAATTCTTGATATCCATGATGTTTGA
- a CDS encoding helix-turn-helix domain-containing protein — MGIKYLETVVLSILKRINGERTIYSLFHLFQGKRSSQTIQDAHLYKITPYFHTYPSVTRDGLEKMINRLQHRELVEEIAEKKVILTEKGEETLNLGLSEYSFPEYLNGWKYHQVTDYFWERLTLLIQVSSNLINHERSFIPVRNKRETLIWVKQYIKQQNEDRYKLAERLYGELISALNNEKTRPELVVLRLTGFKKIGLTTMQAAEFTGLEPARYHFEFLNCLHAMFDRVLENEQAYPLLNGLIKKAERNVPLTISTDKTYKLMQKGYNLEEISAARNLKQSTIEDHVVEIALSIKEFNIDGYILQNKKERILQAAQRNSAKKLKQIKEQVTDASYFEIRLVLAKYGDMEWS, encoded by the coding sequence ATGGGGATAAAATATTTAGAGACAGTCGTATTGTCTATATTGAAGAGAATCAATGGCGAAAGAACCATTTATTCGTTATTTCATCTTTTTCAGGGCAAGCGTTCTTCGCAGACGATTCAGGACGCGCACTTATATAAAATCACCCCATATTTTCATACATACCCCTCAGTTACCCGGGATGGACTCGAAAAAATGATTAACAGGCTCCAGCACAGGGAGCTGGTAGAGGAAATAGCAGAAAAAAAGGTAATATTAACGGAAAAGGGCGAAGAAACCCTGAACCTGGGGTTATCTGAATATAGTTTTCCTGAATATCTGAATGGCTGGAAATATCATCAGGTAACGGATTACTTTTGGGAAAGGTTGACACTGCTTATCCAGGTGAGTTCAAATTTAATCAACCATGAAAGGTCCTTTATACCAGTAAGGAATAAGCGAGAAACCCTTATTTGGGTTAAACAATACATCAAGCAACAAAATGAAGATCGATATAAGCTGGCAGAAAGGCTTTATGGTGAGCTTATATCTGCACTTAATAATGAAAAAACGAGACCTGAATTGGTTGTTTTAAGGTTGACAGGTTTTAAGAAAATTGGATTGACGACTATGCAGGCTGCTGAGTTCACCGGGCTGGAACCGGCGCGTTATCATTTCGAATTCTTAAATTGCTTGCATGCAATGTTTGACAGGGTCCTGGAGAATGAGCAGGCCTACCCACTACTGAATGGATTGATCAAAAAGGCAGAGCGAAACGTACCGTTGACAATATCAACGGACAAGACATATAAATTAATGCAGAAAGGTTATAACTTGGAAGAAATTTCCGCTGCCCGTAACCTAAAACAAAGCACTATTGAAGATCATGTTGTGGAAATTGCTCTTTCCATCAAGGAATTCAATATAGACGGCTATATCCTTCAAAACAAAAAGGAAAGAATCCTTCAGGCTGCACAGCGAAATTCTGCAAAAAAGTTAAAGCAAATCAAGGAACAAGTGACTGATGCCTCCTATTTTGAAATCAGGCTTGTTCTGGCTAAATATGGTGATATGGAATGGAGTTAA
- a CDS encoding spore coat associated protein CotJA gives MSTYRRVWYPYASPFDPCPPIKAKTYSTPPNLFLGFQPPNLEQFTPMQALRTGTLWKVFYDPWYSPYEAPREDDHS, from the coding sequence TTGTCAACATATAGAAGAGTATGGTACCCGTACGCCAGTCCCTTCGACCCTTGTCCGCCTATTAAGGCAAAAACGTATTCCACACCGCCAAATTTATTCCTGGGCTTCCAACCGCCCAATCTTGAACAATTCACACCAATGCAAGCATTAAGAACCGGGACACTGTGGAAGGTTTTTTATGATCCTTGGTATTCTCCATACGAAGCTCCAAGGGAGGATGATCACTCATGA
- a CDS encoding LysM peptidoglycan-binding domain-containing protein: MNKEKPIRDQAERLRKRVERKSENTVEKKESLPPRSEMHRQKQKKTKVKVKYPVIRLMALFFILLPISFFSIISYLDGANTPLNKSLERAGVELINVESQEDGKVVDQEEEETPSHEEVADPDEIDVVAAGPAPSSSGDKNTTETPGVGEDKEGSKITDPASSEPENEPSATEGTTATGEEVPGSSEKIIYHTVKPNETLFRVSMNYYKSQEGIPIIKKANNIQGNEIQAGQVLKIPIKN; the protein is encoded by the coding sequence GTGAATAAGGAAAAACCTATCAGGGACCAGGCGGAGCGGCTGAGAAAAAGAGTGGAGCGCAAATCTGAGAATACTGTTGAAAAAAAGGAATCCCTTCCACCGAGAAGTGAGATGCACAGGCAAAAACAGAAAAAAACGAAAGTTAAAGTAAAATACCCGGTCATCAGGCTGATGGCCCTGTTTTTTATCTTGCTGCCAATTTCTTTTTTTAGCATCATCTCTTATCTTGATGGCGCAAATACTCCTTTGAATAAGTCGCTGGAACGTGCCGGAGTGGAATTGATCAATGTTGAAAGTCAGGAAGATGGAAAAGTTGTAGACCAGGAAGAAGAAGAGACACCATCTCATGAAGAAGTTGCTGATCCGGATGAAATCGATGTTGTGGCAGCTGGTCCTGCTCCATCAAGCAGCGGGGACAAAAACACTACCGAAACTCCTGGTGTCGGTGAAGATAAAGAAGGCAGTAAAATAACGGATCCAGCTTCCTCAGAGCCCGAAAATGAGCCATCAGCCACAGAGGGCACCACAGCCACAGGAGAAGAGGTGCCCGGAAGCAGTGAAAAGATCATTTACCATACAGTGAAACCGAATGAAACATTGTTCAGAGTATCGATGAATTATTATAAATCCCAGGAAGGAATCCCAATCATCAAAAAAGCAAACAACATCCAGGGGAATGAGATCCAGGCAGGACAAGTATTGAAGATACCTATCAAAAATTAG
- a CDS encoding YpbF family protein: MEQEIVNLDDRTDPATKRMLQNLIDRKKKFDRFKSRHLLSVWVTIGLISIYFYYLYITVLKPYSYSFAEIFSVYVQNSANLYFLILTVGTYGLMILFKEKREKAEKEYQALRCEIVDRSKDLWKKEEEWKNRHIVFEMMKKKFDINLFHENK, encoded by the coding sequence ATGGAACAGGAAATCGTGAATCTGGATGACCGTACGGATCCTGCAACTAAAAGGATGTTGCAGAATTTGATTGATCGAAAGAAAAAGTTTGACCGGTTTAAATCGCGGCATCTTTTATCAGTATGGGTGACGATCGGGTTAATCTCCATCTATTTCTACTATCTCTATATAACGGTGTTGAAACCGTATTCTTATTCTTTCGCTGAGATTTTTTCAGTGTATGTCCAAAATTCTGCGAATTTATATTTCCTTATATTGACGGTAGGGACCTATGGGTTGATGATCCTGTTTAAGGAGAAGCGTGAAAAGGCAGAGAAAGAATACCAGGCGCTTCGTTGTGAAATAGTAGACCGAAGTAAGGATTTATGGAAAAAAGAAGAGGAATGGAAGAACCGCCATATTGTGTTTGAGATGATGAAGAAAAAGTTTGATATCAATCTGTTTCATGAAAATAAATAG
- a CDS encoding ferredoxin, with protein MAKYTIVDKETCIACGACGAAAPDIYDYDDEGIAFVTLDENEGIVEIPDVLIDDMMDAFEGCPTDSIKVADEPFNGDAMKFE; from the coding sequence ATGGCTAAGTACACAATTGTTGACAAAGAAACTTGTATTGCATGCGGAGCTTGCGGTGCAGCAGCTCCAGATATCTACGATTACGACGATGAAGGCATCGCATTCGTAACACTTGATGAAAACGAAGGTATCGTTGAGATTCCTGATGTATTAATTGACGACATGATGGATGCATTCGAAGGTTGCCCAACTGACTCAATTAAAGTTGCAGATGAGCCATTTAACGGAGATGCAATGAAGTTCGAATAA